The Balearica regulorum gibbericeps isolate bBalReg1 chromosome 12, bBalReg1.pri, whole genome shotgun sequence genome includes a region encoding these proteins:
- the MPI gene encoding mannose-6-phosphate isomerase isoform X2, translating into MADIRVFPLSCAVQSYSWGKLGLQSEVAKLLVSSDPLVRIQPDQPYAELWMGAHPRGDAVIRDNRIPQKTLGRWIADNPACLGAKVKDAFQGRLPFLFKVLSVNTALSIQAHPNKELAAKLHAQFPEHYPDANHKPEMAVALTPFEGLCGFRPVEEIVSFLQTVPELRALIGEVAAEQLERSGSDDPRGVSAALRVCFTRLMKSEKKFFVDQLNMLVKRISQEAAEGKDTSGSNGELLLRLHSQYPGDIGCFTIYFLNLVRLEPGEAMFLGANEPHAYLHGDCVECMACSDNTVRAGLTPKFIDVLTLCEMLNYTPAPSSSKIFPAAQSQLDPSVYLYDPPVPDFAIMRIEIPPAIKLYLVSAVDSASILLVIQGTAVGTSTAAASEMTLRRGSVLFISANESISLHLSSPDGMLLFRACCLL; encoded by the exons ATGGCGGACATCCGCG TGTTCCCCCTGTCCTGCGCCGTGCAGAGCTATTCCTGGGGGAAACTGGGGCTGCAGAGCGAGGTGGCCAAGCTGCTGGTCAGCAGCGACCCCCTGGTCCGCATCCAGCCCGACCAGCCCTACGCGGAG CTCTGGATGGGTGCGCACCCCCGGGGCGACGCCGTCATCCGGGATAACCGCATCCCCCAAAAGACGTTGGGCCGGTGGATCGCCGACAACCCCGCCTGCCTGGGGGCCAAGGTGAAGGACGCCTTCCAGGGTCGCCTGCCCTTCCTCTTCAAGGTGCTGTCGGTCAACACCGCCCTCTCCATCCAGGCGCACCCCAACAAG GAGCTGGCGGCGAAGCTGCACGCCCAGTTCCCCGAGCACTACCCCGACGCCAACCACAAGCCCGAAATGGCCGTCGCTCTCACCCCCTTCGAAGGCTTGTGCGGCTTTCGGCCGGTGGAGGAGATCGTCTCCTTCCTCCAGA CCGTCCCCGAGCTGCGGGCGCTGATCGGGGAGGTGGCGGCGGAACAACTGGAACGCAGCGGGAGCGACGACCCCCGGGGAGTCTCGGCAGCCCTCCGCGTCTGCTTCACCCGCCTGATGAAGAGCGAGAAGAAGTTCTTCGTCGACCAGCTGAACATGCTGGTGAAGAGGATCTCCCAGGAAG CGGCGGAGGGGAAGGACACGTCGGGGAGCAacggggagctgctgctgcggctgcaCTCCCAGTACCCGGGGGACATCGGCTGCTTCACCATTTATTTCCTCAACCTGGTGAGGCTGGAGCCGGGGGAAGCCATGTTCCTGGGAGCCAACGAGCCCCACGCCTACCTGCACGGAG ACTGCGTGGAGTGCATGGCGTGTTCGGATAACACGGTGCGCGCCGGGCTCACCCCCAAATTCATCGACGTCCTCACCTTGTGCGAGATGCTCAACTACACGCCGGCGCCCAGCAGCTCCAAGATCTTCCCGGCCGCGCAGAGCCAGCTCGACCCCAGCGTCTACCTCTACGACCCGCCCGTGCCAGACTTCGCCATCATGAGGATAGAG ATCCCCCCCGCCATCAAGCTGTACCTCGTCTCCGCCGTGGACTCTGCCAGCATCTTGCTGGTGATCCAAGGGACGGCCGTGGGCACCTCCACGGCAGCGGCCTCCGAAATGACTCTGCGCCGCGGCTCCGTGCTCTTCATCTCCGCCAACGAGAGCATCTCCCTCCACCTCTCCTCGCCGGACGGGATGCTGCTCTTCCgagcctgctgcctcctctga
- the MPI gene encoding mannose-6-phosphate isomerase isoform X1: MSAFPPAVFPLSCAVQSYSWGKLGLQSEVAKLLVSSDPLVRIQPDQPYAELWMGAHPRGDAVIRDNRIPQKTLGRWIADNPACLGAKVKDAFQGRLPFLFKVLSVNTALSIQAHPNKELAAKLHAQFPEHYPDANHKPEMAVALTPFEGLCGFRPVEEIVSFLQTVPELRALIGEVAAEQLERSGSDDPRGVSAALRVCFTRLMKSEKKFFVDQLNMLVKRISQEAAEGKDTSGSNGELLLRLHSQYPGDIGCFTIYFLNLVRLEPGEAMFLGANEPHAYLHGDCVECMACSDNTVRAGLTPKFIDVLTLCEMLNYTPAPSSSKIFPAAQSQLDPSVYLYDPPVPDFAIMRIEIPPAIKLYLVSAVDSASILLVIQGTAVGTSTAAASEMTLRRGSVLFISANESISLHLSSPDGMLLFRACCLL, translated from the exons ATGTCCGCCTTCCCTCCCGCAGTGTTCCCCCTGTCCTGCGCCGTGCAGAGCTATTCCTGGGGGAAACTGGGGCTGCAGAGCGAGGTGGCCAAGCTGCTGGTCAGCAGCGACCCCCTGGTCCGCATCCAGCCCGACCAGCCCTACGCGGAG CTCTGGATGGGTGCGCACCCCCGGGGCGACGCCGTCATCCGGGATAACCGCATCCCCCAAAAGACGTTGGGCCGGTGGATCGCCGACAACCCCGCCTGCCTGGGGGCCAAGGTGAAGGACGCCTTCCAGGGTCGCCTGCCCTTCCTCTTCAAGGTGCTGTCGGTCAACACCGCCCTCTCCATCCAGGCGCACCCCAACAAG GAGCTGGCGGCGAAGCTGCACGCCCAGTTCCCCGAGCACTACCCCGACGCCAACCACAAGCCCGAAATGGCCGTCGCTCTCACCCCCTTCGAAGGCTTGTGCGGCTTTCGGCCGGTGGAGGAGATCGTCTCCTTCCTCCAGA CCGTCCCCGAGCTGCGGGCGCTGATCGGGGAGGTGGCGGCGGAACAACTGGAACGCAGCGGGAGCGACGACCCCCGGGGAGTCTCGGCAGCCCTCCGCGTCTGCTTCACCCGCCTGATGAAGAGCGAGAAGAAGTTCTTCGTCGACCAGCTGAACATGCTGGTGAAGAGGATCTCCCAGGAAG CGGCGGAGGGGAAGGACACGTCGGGGAGCAacggggagctgctgctgcggctgcaCTCCCAGTACCCGGGGGACATCGGCTGCTTCACCATTTATTTCCTCAACCTGGTGAGGCTGGAGCCGGGGGAAGCCATGTTCCTGGGAGCCAACGAGCCCCACGCCTACCTGCACGGAG ACTGCGTGGAGTGCATGGCGTGTTCGGATAACACGGTGCGCGCCGGGCTCACCCCCAAATTCATCGACGTCCTCACCTTGTGCGAGATGCTCAACTACACGCCGGCGCCCAGCAGCTCCAAGATCTTCCCGGCCGCGCAGAGCCAGCTCGACCCCAGCGTCTACCTCTACGACCCGCCCGTGCCAGACTTCGCCATCATGAGGATAGAG ATCCCCCCCGCCATCAAGCTGTACCTCGTCTCCGCCGTGGACTCTGCCAGCATCTTGCTGGTGATCCAAGGGACGGCCGTGGGCACCTCCACGGCAGCGGCCTCCGAAATGACTCTGCGCCGCGGCTCCGTGCTCTTCATCTCCGCCAACGAGAGCATCTCCCTCCACCTCTCCTCGCCGGACGGGATGCTGCTCTTCCgagcctgctgcctcctctga
- the FAM219B gene encoding protein FAM219B isoform X1, translated as MATGGGDPAASGTGGRRGPGLIRAASKRLNKAMDAVEKRGPYIMSKPSSVHAKLQRQRELAKAALRRQGLLGGPTSHHPNPAAKRSVKFNKGYAALSQTADENLVSLDSDSDGEPGSRCSSGYSSAEQVNQDLSRQLLQDGYHLDEVPDDEDLDLIPPKPVTSSSCPCCFGDSLSCVIQ; from the exons ATGGCGACGGGCGGCGGCGATCCGGCTGCGAGCGGAaccggcgggcggcgggggccgggg ctgattCGGGCTGCGAGCAAGAGGCTGAACAAGGCGATGGATGCGGTGGAGAAAAGGGGACCGTATATCATGAGCAAGCCTTCCTCCGTTCACGCCAAGCTCC AGAGGCAGCGCGAGCTGGCGAAGGCAGCGCTGCGaaggcaggggctgctggggggacCCACGTCGCACCACCCGAACCCGGCGGCTAAAAG GTCGGTGAAGTTTAACAAGGGCTACGCGGCGCTCAGCCAGACGGCGGATGAGAACCTGGTCTCCCTCGATTCGGACAG CGACGGGGAGCCGGGATCCAGATGTTCCTCGGGCTACTCCTCCGCCGAG caggtGAACCAGGACCTGAgccggcagctgctgcaggatgggTACCACCTCGACGAGGTCCCCGATGACGAAGATCTGGATCTCATCCCCCCGAAACCCGTCACCTCTTCTTCTTGCCCCTGTTGTTTTGGAGATTCTCTCTCCTGCGTGATCCAGTAG
- the FAM219B gene encoding protein FAM219B isoform X2 — protein sequence MATGGGDPAASGTGGRRGPGLIRAASKRLNKAMDAVEKRGPYIMSKPSSVHAKLQRQRELAKAALRRQGLLGGPTSHHPNPAAKRSVKFNKGYAALSQTADENLVSLDSDSDGEPGSRCSSGYSSAEVNQDLSRQLLQDGYHLDEVPDDEDLDLIPPKPVTSSSCPCCFGDSLSCVIQ from the exons ATGGCGACGGGCGGCGGCGATCCGGCTGCGAGCGGAaccggcgggcggcgggggccgggg ctgattCGGGCTGCGAGCAAGAGGCTGAACAAGGCGATGGATGCGGTGGAGAAAAGGGGACCGTATATCATGAGCAAGCCTTCCTCCGTTCACGCCAAGCTCC AGAGGCAGCGCGAGCTGGCGAAGGCAGCGCTGCGaaggcaggggctgctggggggacCCACGTCGCACCACCCGAACCCGGCGGCTAAAAG GTCGGTGAAGTTTAACAAGGGCTACGCGGCGCTCAGCCAGACGGCGGATGAGAACCTGGTCTCCCTCGATTCGGACAG CGACGGGGAGCCGGGATCCAGATGTTCCTCGGGCTACTCCTCCGCCGAG gtGAACCAGGACCTGAgccggcagctgctgcaggatgggTACCACCTCGACGAGGTCCCCGATGACGAAGATCTGGATCTCATCCCCCCGAAACCCGTCACCTCTTCTTCTTGCCCCTGTTGTTTTGGAGATTCTCTCTCCTGCGTGATCCAGTAG